TCCTCTAATCCGCACCAGCCAGGTTAGTCTCAGCTCCAATCCTGATGCAGACTTTCGCTACACGACAATCTTCACGCCGATCGGACTGTATAAGGGTCAACTCTATTCTATCAAGAAGGTGCGCAAGAAGAGCGTGGATATCACAAGGGAGATGAAGAAGGAGCTGAAGCTGGTAAGCGATTGCAATCTTCGGTCTCCGCCAGATCTAACTTCAACTCATAACTAGCTAAGGGACGCCCGCCACGACAACATATGCGCATTTATCGGTGCCTGCACGGAACCACCCAACATCTGCATCATCAGCGAGTATTGCACTCGTGGCAGCCTTAAGGTTGGATTGTTTGAATCTATCTGCCAGGGCGAACGCCAAGACTAACCGCCCTTCATTTTGCAGGACATACTGGAGAATGAGGATGTCAAGCTGGACAACATGTTCATTGCCTCCATGGTGGCGGACATTATACGCGTGAGTGCTGCTGTGTAACATTATACTAATGGCATCCCCTCCCGTTCATTCAACGAGTATGTGTTTGTCTGACCATAAACTTCTGGCTTCCGCAGGGCGTCATCTACTTACACGAGTCGCCCATCCGATTCCATGGCTCGCTGTGCACATCCAATTGCCTGGTGGATTCGCGTTGGGTGGTCAAATTGACGGACTTTGGCTTGTTTGCTTTCAAGCAGGGCATCGAGGACAACTCCACGGACATGCAGCATATGTCGGCCAAGTGTCTCAGTGAGTTCGTGCGTGCATTTATGCGATCTGATAGTTACGTAGTTTCTTCCAGAGCTGCTCTACCGAGCCCCAGAGCTTTTGAGGCAGGGTCCCTCCTCGATGGTGATGGGCACACAGCGCGGCGATGCCTACTCGTTTGCCATAATACTTTACGAAATGCATGTACGACGCGGTCCGTTTGGGGAGACAGGTCTGACGCCCATGCAGTGCCTGCAGAAGGTTATGCAGCCACAGGATCAAGTCCATCCTTATCGACCTTCGCTGCAGCCACTCGAGACCGCCTTCGATTGCGTCAGTGAGTGTCTGCGTGAGTGCTGGGCCGAACGGCCCGAGGATCGACCTGAGTTCAAGGCAATTCGCGCCAAGCTAAGGCCGCTGCGCAAGGGAATGAGACCTAACATCTTCGACAACATGATGGCCATGATGGAAAAGTATGCCAACAATTTGGAGGCCCTCGTGGACGATCGCACGGATCAGTTGCAGGAGGAAAAGAAGAAGACTGACGCCTTGCTACATGAGATGCTGCCGCGCTGCGTGGCCGATCAGCTAAAGAAGGGCCATAAAGTGGACCCCGAGCACTACGAACAAGTCACCATATATTTTAGCGATATTGTCGGCTTCACGGCCATGTCTGCGGAGAGCTCGCCCCTCCAAGTGGTGGACTTCCTTAATGATCTCTACACCTGTTTCGATTCCATCATCGGGCACTACGATGTCTACAAAGTGAGTTTCAACTCTTGTGACTAATAAGGAATGTACTATCACCCTACAAATGTTCTTTGGCAACAGGTTGAGACCATTGGCGATGCCTACATGGTCGTATCTGGTCTGCCACTGCGCAACGGAGATCTGCATGCCGCAGAGATTGCCACAATGTCCCTGCACCTGCTCAGCGCCGTGTCCGAGTTTAAGATCCGTCATCGACCCACCAATCGGCTATTACTTCGCATCGGCATCCACTCAGGTCCCGTTTGCGCGGGCGTCGTGGGTCTAAAGATGCCGCGTTACTGTCTCTTTGGGGATACGGTCAACACGGCGTCGCGCATGGAGTCGAGCGGAGTGCCGCTCAAGATTCACTGCAGCTGGCAGTGCCGGCAACTGCTGGAGCGGCTGGGTGGCTATCAATGCCAAGAACGCGGCATGATCTCGATGAAGGGTAAGGGAGAGCAGCGCACCTACTGGCTAATGGGCGAGGATGATGAGGCACGTGTGCGTCGCACCTATGAGCGATCCCAACGGCGCGGCTCGCGGGCCCTTAACAAGTTCATCCAGGGCACCATCAAGCAGGCCCAGGAGCAGGCTAACGATTGTGGAATACGCTCCTCGCTAAAGCAAAAGAACCTGCCGCGAAACTCACTGACTCGATCCTCCAGTCTTGAGTCACCCAAGAAGCTGCGCTTTGCAGCCGGAAACATGCTGGAGCATCACCGATATCACAGGTTTGCCAATGGGCTAACACAATGCCTGAGCAATAATAACCGTGTCGTTTTCAGTGACGAGGCCTTGCTGGAGGTGGACTCCTACACGGGCCTACGTCGTTCCTCCGGTGGCTCGACACACTCCCGCTACGAGGAGTCAACTCTATCCTGCCAAAGCATCGAACAGCTTGAcccgcagcagcaaaagcgGCGGCCGTTCTCCTATCCGACGGTCAACACGCCGCTGCTGATGAATCATGTTGAAGTCTAAGTCGGATCGAAGGAATCACATTACTAGAATATGTTGTCAGTATCTTTAGCCaagtattattgttgttgtgtcaGTTGCTTTTGTGTGTTGTCAGTGGGTGCATAATGCCCCCCACTTAATCATATGCGTGCATACGTTCCAGGGCTATCTACTGGAACCGCAGACGGAAATCGAGGTATGCTATATATGTGCAATTCGTAGTATCAGCATATTGTGAGAGTGATTACAAATCTAGTCGTTGTATACAAAATGAATACGCTAGTTTAGACAATAGCTTAATCTTAATTTTAAAACAGTATAATGATAAACATGATGTCTGTAAACCCGAACAAAAACTTATTCACGGTTCGATGCACGGTTCAAACGAGTCACGAACCTACACAGCTATGAATCGCGCTTTTGGTTCAAACCTTgtcatattattttttgttaaccCTAAACTCAACGAAaatggttttgtgcaaatgtatgtaacagggaGCAGGAGGCAACTCACtagctgagtcgatctagccatgtccgtctgtctgtccgtctgtctgtctgcccgtctgtctgtccgagtTGTCTGTCCTTTCGTCTGTCCGctcgtctgtccgtatgtataaacccATCGATTCCATAAACTCTAAGAGCCAGAGACATTTAAACTTAGGTCTCCTAGTGCCCATGCAGAATGGGCTTGTTGtccgataatcaataacttgTCGAGTTCctgtttttgagcaaatttcCTAGGTTATAATGGACAGtcaccaaatttgacatgtaGCATCTTTCATGTTATATAACCCCCCGCCC
The sequence above is a segment of the Drosophila virilis strain 15010-1051.87 chromosome 3, Dvir_AGI_RSII-ME, whole genome shotgun sequence genome. Coding sequences within it:
- the LOC6622526 gene encoding speract receptor isoform X1, whose translation is MSTPRIAFLPTSLHICRHSGLLFLLLCLCQSTSCHAEVFTLGYLTGSQRRPGNLDYQRPGITISGAISLAVEQVNAGKLGALGHSLEFVVAETYGDEVASIRQTAALWTQQVAAYIGPQETCVHEGRMAAAFNLPMISYYCTHRDPSNKIDFPTFARTRPPDTQISKSVVALLLAFNWTQVSFLYLDDASSQYQPVAETILNTLSGAGVSVRDIRTWNTIYHHGFMANPFDTLVEETHANTRIYLVLGHYYEHVGLMVSLQQKGLLSRGDYFVVGIDIEQYEPAKPEKYLRGLLMEKVEPLAAQAFQSYLGIVPTAPVSFATFANEVNKYMERPPFNFPNPLGLFGGAKQISAEAAYLYDAVHLYANALLSVLKSGGRPRNGSLIVAAIKGSRYLSAMGYHVYIDENGDAAGNYTVLARGTVRNSRNQTVLGLLPAGTFSHKSTNSSSEALPDLNLYRNIDWVGGVRPAAAPRCGFGGEKCVNYTGEISAGIAGGALLLLGLVSLVLYRNWRYEQELDSLLWKIDFREVQIHDNEREQQSQKQTRHFINQLPRRLPSQSTHPLIRTSQVSLSSNPDADFRYTTIFTPIGLYKGQLYSIKKVRKKSVDITREMKKELKLLRDARHDNICAFIGACTEPPNICIISEYCTRGSLKDILENEDVKLDNMFIASMVADIIRGVIYLHESPIRFHGSLCTSNCLVDSRWVVKLTDFGLFAFKQGIEDNSTDMQHMSAKCLKLLYRAPELLRQGPSSMVMGTQRGDAYSFAIILYEMHVRRGPFGETGLTPMQCLQKVMQPQDQVHPYRPSLQPLETAFDCVSECLRECWAERPEDRPEFKAIRAKLRPLRKGMRPNIFDNMMAMMEKYANNLEALVDDRTDQLQEEKKKTDALLHEMLPRCVADQLKKGHKVDPEHYEQVTIYFSDIVGFTAMSAESSPLQVVDFLNDLYTCFDSIIGHYDVYKVETIGDAYMVVSGLPLRNGDLHAAEIATMSLHLLSAVSEFKIRHRPTNRLLLRIGIHSGPVCAGVVGLKMPRYCLFGDTVNTASRMESSGVPLKIHCSWQCRQLLERLGGYQCQERGMISMKGKGEQRTYWLMGEDDEARVRRTYERSQRRGSRALNKFIQGTIKQAQEQANDCGIRSSLKQKNLPRNSLTRSSSLESPKKLRFAAGNMLEHHRYHSDEALLEVDSYTGLRRSSGGSTHSRYEESTLSCQSIEQLDPQQQKRRPFSYPTVNTPLLMNHVEV
- the LOC6622526 gene encoding speract receptor isoform X2, with the translated sequence MSTPRIAFLPTSLHICRHSGLLFLLLCLCQSTSCHAEVFTLGYLTGSQRRPGNLDYQRPGITISGAISLAVEQVNAGKLGALGHSLEFVVAETYGDEVASIRQTAALWTQQVAAYIGPQETCVHEGRMAAAFNLPMISYYCTHRDPSNKIDFPTFARTRPPDTQISKSVVALLLAFNWTQVSFLYLDDASSQYQPVAETILNTLSGAGVSVRDIRTWNTIYHHGFMANPFDTLVEETHANTRIYLVLGHYYEHVGLMVSLQQKGLLSRGDYFVVGIDIEQYEPAKPEKYLRGLLMEKVEPLAAQAFQSYLGIVPTAPVSFATFANEVNKYMERPPFNFPNPLGLFGGAKQISAEAAYLYDAVHLYANALLSVLKSGGRPRNGSLIVAAIKGSRYLSAMGYHVYIDENGDAAGNYTVLARGTVRNSRNQTVLGLLPAGTFSHKSTNSSSEALPDLNLYRNIDWVGGVRPAAAPRCGFGGEKCVNYTGEISAGIAGGALLLLGLVSLVLYRNWRYEQELDSLLWKIDFREVQIHDNEREQQSQKQTRSTHPLIRTSQVSLSSNPDADFRYTTIFTPIGLYKGQLYSIKKVRKKSVDITREMKKELKLLRDARHDNICAFIGACTEPPNICIISEYCTRGSLKDILENEDVKLDNMFIASMVADIIRGVIYLHESPIRFHGSLCTSNCLVDSRWVVKLTDFGLFAFKQGIEDNSTDMQHMSAKCLKLLYRAPELLRQGPSSMVMGTQRGDAYSFAIILYEMHVRRGPFGETGLTPMQCLQKVMQPQDQVHPYRPSLQPLETAFDCVSECLRECWAERPEDRPEFKAIRAKLRPLRKGMRPNIFDNMMAMMEKYANNLEALVDDRTDQLQEEKKKTDALLHEMLPRCVADQLKKGHKVDPEHYEQVTIYFSDIVGFTAMSAESSPLQVVDFLNDLYTCFDSIIGHYDVYKVETIGDAYMVVSGLPLRNGDLHAAEIATMSLHLLSAVSEFKIRHRPTNRLLLRIGIHSGPVCAGVVGLKMPRYCLFGDTVNTASRMESSGVPLKIHCSWQCRQLLERLGGYQCQERGMISMKGKGEQRTYWLMGEDDEARVRRTYERSQRRGSRALNKFIQGTIKQAQEQANDCGIRSSLKQKNLPRNSLTRSSSLESPKKLRFAAGNMLEHHRYHSDEALLEVDSYTGLRRSSGGSTHSRYEESTLSCQSIEQLDPQQQKRRPFSYPTVNTPLLMNHVEV